The Pelistega ratti genome window below encodes:
- a CDS encoding chorismate--pyruvate lyase family protein produces MMPLISNWRNTPPCQASIAQRYWLKRSGALTSGLKKLGHVQITVLNESCTSLKEEDSIAIQIPVHTPIWVREIMMSIDNTPCIWARSITPLSAAQSVWKGIRQLQTRPLADMLYHDPSITRSMFECINIKQSTVLRHTHQRYFNTPLPTDYYARRSVFQRAKQPLMVTECFLPAFWLLLNKQINYRF; encoded by the coding sequence ATGATGCCACTTATTTCAAATTGGCGAAATACTCCCCCTTGTCAAGCATCTATAGCACAACGGTATTGGCTTAAACGCTCTGGTGCATTAACAAGTGGATTGAAAAAGCTCGGTCATGTACAGATTACCGTACTAAATGAATCATGTACTTCTTTAAAAGAAGAAGATAGCATTGCTATTCAAATACCTGTACATACACCTATTTGGGTACGTGAAATTATGATGTCAATTGATAATACACCCTGTATTTGGGCAAGAAGCATCACCCCACTCTCTGCCGCTCAATCAGTATGGAAAGGAATACGACAACTACAAACAAGACCTCTAGCCGATATGTTGTATCATGACCCTAGTATTACACGCTCAATGTTTGAATGTATTAATATTAAACAAAGTACGGTTTTACGTCATACGCATCAACGGTATTTTAATACCCCTCTTCCTACTGATTATTATGCCAGGCGTTCTGTCTTTCAACGAGCAAAACAACCATTAATGGTAACAGAATGCTTTTTACCTGCTTTTTGGTTATTACTCAATAAACAAATAAATTATCGATTTTAG
- a CDS encoding pseudouridine synthase — MEKVRVSKLLSEQGICSRREADAFIERGWVRVDGKVATLGTKAFPYQEITLDKQALARQAQQVTIILNKPVGYVSSQPEKGYKAAISLITPDRQFDKSHHQFDPNHLKGLATAGRLDIESQGLLVLTQNGSVARQLIGDDSEVEKEYIVRVEGKTSSNGLKLLNHGLSLDGQPLREAEVEWINDDQLRFILWEGKKRQIRRMCELVGLKVVGLKRVRMGNVTLADLPQGQWRYLKPFERFL, encoded by the coding sequence ATGGAAAAAGTTAGAGTATCAAAATTATTAAGCGAGCAGGGTATTTGTTCGCGGCGAGAAGCCGATGCATTTATTGAGCGTGGTTGGGTAAGAGTAGATGGAAAAGTAGCAACACTAGGTACAAAAGCATTTCCTTACCAAGAAATTACACTTGATAAACAAGCATTAGCACGCCAAGCTCAACAAGTAACAATTATTTTAAATAAACCTGTCGGCTATGTTTCTTCACAACCTGAAAAGGGCTATAAAGCAGCTATTTCATTGATTACCCCTGATCGCCAGTTTGATAAATCACATCATCAATTTGATCCTAATCATCTAAAAGGCTTAGCGACAGCAGGGCGATTAGATATTGAATCACAAGGGTTATTAGTCCTAACACAGAATGGTAGCGTTGCCAGACAATTAATTGGTGATGACTCTGAAGTAGAAAAAGAATATATTGTCCGAGTAGAAGGTAAAACCTCCAGTAATGGCTTAAAATTACTTAACCATGGATTAAGTTTAGACGGACAACCCTTGAGAGAAGCAGAAGTTGAGTGGATTAATGATGATCAGCTTCGTTTTATTTTATGGGAAGGTAAAAAGCGTCAAATTCGCCGTATGTGTGAACTGGTCGGTCTTAAAGTGGTTGGTTTAAAACGTGTTCGGATGGGAAATGTTACTTTAGCCGATTTACCACAAGGACAATGGCGATATTTAAAACCCTTTGAGCGTTTTTTATAA
- a CDS encoding SecDF P1 head subdomain-containing protein: protein MRFNRLLIGLGLATTLVGCQAIDRLMGITPSTPSSLPSNIPSAPPPDLPTKPATTATSTKVKSSLVIYVGSTNPISGYTQVQQKGRTVYVDPRQTLLYSDLSNAIAVVDENNRPYVDLAFSPAGTKKLAQLTGRNIGKNLIVTFKNELISIMNIDAQNTRNILHVPMQSVSDAQTLERRILDGE, encoded by the coding sequence ATGCGATTTAATCGTTTATTGATAGGACTTGGTCTTGCAACAACATTAGTTGGCTGTCAGGCTATTGATCGTTTAATGGGGATTACACCATCAACACCATCGAGCTTACCTAGCAATATTCCATCAGCACCTCCGCCAGATTTACCAACAAAACCAGCTACAACAGCAACATCAACAAAAGTTAAATCATCGTTGGTTATCTATGTCGGTTCAACCAACCCTATTAGTGGCTACACACAAGTACAGCAAAAAGGGCGTACTGTTTATGTTGATCCTCGTCAAACATTACTTTATAGTGATTTAAGTAATGCTATTGCTGTTGTTGATGAAAATAATCGTCCATACGTTGATTTAGCCTTTTCACCAGCAGGTACTAAAAAATTAGCACAATTAACTGGTCGTAATATTGGTAAAAATTTAATCGTTACCTTTAAGAACGAGTTAATTTCTATTATGAATATTGATGCACAAAATACACGAAATATTTTGCATGTTCCTATGCAAAGTGTTAGTGATGCACAAACATTAGAACGCCGTATTCTCGATGGTGAATAA
- the xth gene encoding exodeoxyribonuclease III, with protein MKIASWNVNSLSVRLEQVVEWLSHHPVDVLCLQEIKMETHKFPEDIFKSIGYHAVWSGQKTYNGVAIISKQKAEQVQINNPLFEDEQQRLIAADFATQQGKIRVIGVYCPNGSSLESNKFIYKMAWFDALNTYIKDQLTHYPQLVLTGDFNIAPEDRDVHAKYSGDILVSPQERAQFTHLLNLGLKDSFRLFEQEEKSFSWWDYRQFAFKRNAGVRIDHLLISDTLIDKCIASTIDKTPRTNERPSDHTPVIVELAI; from the coding sequence ATGAAAATTGCCAGTTGGAATGTGAATTCTTTATCTGTCCGTCTTGAACAAGTAGTAGAGTGGTTATCCCATCACCCAGTAGATGTGTTATGTTTACAAGAAATCAAAATGGAAACACATAAATTTCCAGAAGATATTTTTAAATCTATTGGTTATCATGCTGTTTGGTCAGGTCAAAAAACCTATAATGGGGTCGCCATTATCAGCAAACAAAAAGCGGAACAGGTACAAATCAATAATCCTCTCTTTGAAGATGAACAACAACGTTTAATTGCTGCTGATTTTGCAACTCAACAAGGTAAAATCCGTGTGATTGGCGTATATTGTCCTAATGGTAGCTCTTTAGAGAGTAATAAATTTATCTATAAAATGGCATGGTTTGATGCATTAAATACCTATATTAAAGATCAACTCACTCACTATCCACAGTTGGTCTTAACAGGTGACTTTAATATTGCCCCTGAAGATCGTGATGTTCATGCAAAATATTCAGGTGATATTCTCGTTTCCCCTCAAGAAAGAGCGCAATTTACACATTTATTAAATTTGGGTCTAAAGGACTCTTTCCGTTTATTTGAACAAGAAGAGAAAAGTTTTAGTTGGTGGGATTATCGCCAGTTTGCTTTCAAACGTAATGCTGGTGTGCGTATTGATCATTTATTAATTTCAGATACATTGATTGATAAATGTATTGCTAGTACCATTGATAAAACCCCTCGTACCAATGAACGCCCCTCTGATCATACCCCAGTGATTGTAGAATTAGCCATATAG
- a CDS encoding spermidine synthase — MNFIVVNTAIHWLTNTLKRAKVLQQLSREPREMPKTAPDQENDMPTLSEMDGVRCLHFNSPWIQGAMQVSNPAHLVFLYTRQMMSWLLFLQTSSVKRIDLLGLGAGSLARACLKLGKSEVHCVEWNPAVTAFCYQYFRLPKQNKRFSITHDDAQQWVANPTHHHRSEVLLVDLYDYTAQGPVADSLIFYQHCYQVLADYGVMVVNLFGHHPSYRKNLKNIQKAFHQRVLVLDETEDGNRIVLAFKGPLVQVSEEDFLQRARVIQRTTELEGVEMATMLLPQLKANQLSKKASLLIV; from the coding sequence ATGAACTTTATTGTCGTTAATACTGCAATACATTGGCTAACAAATACCTTAAAACGAGCAAAGGTATTGCAACAACTATCAAGAGAACCGAGAGAAATGCCTAAAACAGCCCCCGATCAAGAAAATGATATGCCGACATTATCTGAAATGGACGGTGTACGGTGTTTACATTTTAATAGTCCTTGGATTCAAGGTGCTATGCAAGTTTCTAATCCTGCCCATTTAGTATTTTTATATACTAGGCAGATGATGTCATGGTTACTTTTTTTACAAACCTCTTCTGTTAAACGAATTGATTTACTGGGATTAGGAGCTGGTTCTCTTGCGCGTGCTTGCCTTAAATTAGGTAAATCCGAAGTGCATTGTGTAGAGTGGAATCCTGCCGTAACAGCTTTTTGCTATCAGTATTTTAGATTACCCAAACAAAATAAACGATTTTCTATCACACATGATGATGCACAACAGTGGGTAGCCAATCCAACACATCATCACCGTTCAGAGGTGTTATTAGTCGATTTATATGATTATACGGCTCAAGGTCCTGTAGCAGACTCACTGATTTTTTATCAGCATTGTTATCAGGTCTTAGCAGACTATGGTGTAATGGTTGTTAATTTATTTGGGCATCACCCTAGTTACCGTAAAAATTTAAAAAATATACAGAAAGCCTTTCATCAACGCGTATTGGTATTAGATGAGACAGAAGATGGGAATCGTATCGTTTTAGCCTTTAAAGGTCCATTAGTACAGGTGAGTGAAGAGGATTTCTTACAGCGTGCTAGAGTGATTCAACGTACAACAGAGTTAGAGGGGGTAGAAATGGCAACAATGTTACTACCTCAATTAAAAGCAAATCAGTTATCTAAAAAAGCATCTTTATTAATCGTATAA
- a CDS encoding efflux RND transporter periplasmic adaptor subunit, whose amino-acid sequence MNFNKKILVSALLPLFLLSACGESSNQQAQRPPMNVSTITLESQPVTIFTTLPGRINAIKDAVVIARVTGNIQSIQFEQGSRVKAGQALFKIDPAVYQANVNAAQASLSQATANASSAAALANRYRTLIKENAVSRQEYDQAIASAKQTAAAVEAAKAALDAAQIDLSYTDVISPIDGIVGAALVTEGALVSATSGTQLAKVQQINEVYVDFTQSTTEMMQLRKAFLNGELERVDNNTAAVRLILEDGSTYNETGKLLFSGVSVDETTGKVNLRATFPNSDELLLPGMFVRVRLERGINNNAVLVPNQALQRKADGSSFVYTVEEGKVALRPVTVGEVVDNKTIVTSGLKSGDQLIVEGFTKIGPGAPINALPWAKDPNVAAQSAAGQQKENASDQQEPANPSAE is encoded by the coding sequence ATGAACTTTAATAAAAAAATATTAGTCTCAGCACTTCTACCTTTGTTTTTGCTTAGTGCTTGCGGAGAGAGCAGTAACCAACAAGCACAACGTCCACCAATGAATGTTTCAACGATTACATTGGAATCGCAACCAGTAACTATTTTTACTACCTTACCAGGTCGTATTAATGCTATTAAAGATGCAGTTGTTATTGCTCGTGTTACAGGTAATATTCAAAGTATTCAATTTGAGCAAGGTAGTCGAGTAAAAGCAGGGCAGGCATTGTTTAAAATTGATCCTGCTGTTTATCAAGCCAACGTTAATGCCGCACAAGCAAGTCTTAGCCAAGCAACCGCTAATGCAAGTAGTGCAGCTGCTTTAGCAAATCGTTATAGAACCTTAATTAAAGAAAATGCGGTTAGCCGTCAAGAATATGATCAAGCGATTGCTTCAGCAAAACAAACAGCTGCGGCTGTAGAAGCAGCAAAAGCAGCCTTGGACGCAGCGCAGATTGATTTATCTTATACTGATGTTATTTCACCTATTGATGGTATTGTTGGTGCAGCATTAGTAACAGAAGGTGCTTTAGTAAGTGCAACTAGTGGAACACAATTAGCTAAAGTACAGCAGATTAATGAAGTATATGTGGACTTTACACAATCAACCACAGAGATGATGCAGTTACGCAAAGCATTCCTCAATGGAGAGCTTGAAAGAGTTGATAATAACACGGCAGCTGTTCGTTTAATCCTTGAAGATGGTAGTACATATAACGAAACGGGTAAACTTTTATTTAGTGGTGTTAGCGTTGATGAAACAACGGGTAAGGTTAATTTACGAGCCACTTTCCCAAACAGTGATGAATTATTATTGCCGGGTATGTTTGTGCGTGTTCGTTTAGAACGTGGTATCAATAACAATGCTGTACTTGTACCTAATCAAGCCTTACAACGTAAAGCAGATGGTTCTAGCTTTGTTTATACCGTAGAAGAGGGTAAGGTTGCTCTTCGCCCCGTAACAGTAGGGGAAGTTGTTGATAATAAAACGATTGTTACTTCTGGTCTAAAATCAGGTGATCAGCTTATTGTTGAAGGATTTACCAAAATTGGTCCTGGAGCACCGATCAATGCATTACCTTGGGCAAAAGATCCTAATGTCGCTGCACAATCAGCAGCAGGACAACAAAAAGAAAACGCATCAGATCAACAAGAACCTGCTAATCCATCAGCAGAATAG
- a CDS encoding multidrug efflux RND transporter permease subunit: MAQFFIQRPIFAWVIAILISLFGFLSLQNMPIAQYPNVAPTTITVSATYPGASPEEVSRSVTSLIENELNGIENLLYYSSTSSSSGQASIEVTFQPGTDPDQAQIDVQNAVAGITSTLPTAVIQQGLTYSKSRSGFLMVVSLNSTNGSMTASDLADYVARNIQNSIARLKGVGNFQLFGTEKALRVWVNPEKLTSFGLTMSDVTTAVASQHGMISAGTLGAPPTPDSQTISAIIRSNGELITVDDFKNIILTANTNGALVRLSDVAEVEIGQNSYLTSSRLNGKPTAAFAVSLSTTANALETEKLVREEMEKLSEYFPEGVAYTIPYNTAPYISASINKVFHTLLEAIGLVVVVMFLFLQNIRYTIIPTLVVPVALLGTVASLLVLGYSINVLTMLAMVLAIGILVDDAIVVVENVERIMSTEGLTPVQATMKAMPQISGAIVGITLVLVTVFTPLLFMSGSSGVIYRQFAVAMAISIAFSGFLALTFTPALCATILKQIPKGHHQEQKGFFGWFNRTFDKVTHRYSAWVAKLIKRTFLMMFTWLILTLGMAYIFVNLPSSFMPDEDQGYLITNIELPAGVSSNRAEEVIKQVEGYYLNQPAVENVIAVQGFSFNGTGLNAGIAFTTLKPFSERTSAADSAAAIAGKATGALLYGIPDATVFGIVPPAISDLGTSAGFELQLQDRDNLGQEALRNAANTLIQKASGSGKVVNARISGLGPGPQLSIEVDRDKAATMGVSVAEVRTVLGTAVGSNYIAKFPNNGRMQNIWVQADNAGRLTLEDILALKVHNTSGDLVDLSTVVNVNWTNGASQVKRFNSYDAMNISGEAAPGFASSEARDAIVDIIRNELPDGIGYEWSGLSYQEIQAGNQAPIMLALALLVVFLVLAALYESWAIPLAALLIVPLGIFGTVALTALLGMSNDIFFQVGLITVMGLSAKNAILIVEFAKDTYAAGKSLVESAVEAAHLRFRPILMTSFAFIMGVVPLTLATGEGAAGQQTVGLAVLGGMLAATPFSVAFVPVFFVAVLKFFKTKPPRLLGEEESTPVAVTSTATASENHHAGHSTTEETLKDK, translated from the coding sequence ATGGCTCAGTTTTTTATTCAACGTCCCATCTTTGCATGGGTGATTGCAATTCTCATTTCTTTGTTTGGATTCTTATCCTTACAAAATATGCCAATTGCACAATATCCTAATGTTGCACCAACCACAATTACGGTATCCGCCACTTACCCCGGTGCTTCTCCTGAAGAGGTTTCTCGTTCGGTAACGAGTCTTATTGAGAATGAGTTAAATGGTATTGAAAACCTTTTATATTATTCATCTACTAGCTCATCAAGTGGTCAAGCGTCTATTGAAGTGACTTTCCAACCGGGTACTGATCCTGACCAAGCACAAATTGACGTACAAAATGCGGTAGCTGGAATCACCTCTACTTTACCAACAGCCGTGATTCAACAAGGACTTACTTATAGTAAATCACGTAGTGGTTTCTTGATGGTAGTTTCTTTAAACTCAACCAATGGAAGTATGACCGCTTCTGACTTGGCTGACTATGTTGCTCGTAATATCCAAAATAGTATTGCTCGTTTAAAAGGGGTGGGTAATTTCCAATTATTCGGTACTGAAAAAGCACTGCGTGTTTGGGTAAATCCTGAAAAATTGACTTCTTTTGGTCTTACCATGAGTGATGTTACTACTGCGGTTGCTTCTCAACATGGGATGATTTCTGCGGGTACATTAGGTGCGCCTCCAACACCAGATTCACAAACAATTTCAGCGATTATTCGTTCAAATGGTGAATTGATTACAGTAGATGATTTTAAAAATATTATTCTTACGGCTAATACGAATGGTGCATTAGTAAGACTGTCTGATGTTGCTGAAGTAGAAATTGGTCAGAATAGTTATTTAACAAGTTCTCGCTTAAATGGTAAACCAACAGCCGCTTTTGCGGTATCGCTTTCTACAACAGCAAATGCATTAGAAACTGAGAAGTTGGTTCGTGAAGAAATGGAAAAACTCTCTGAGTATTTCCCTGAAGGGGTTGCTTATACCATTCCTTATAATACGGCTCCTTATATTAGTGCTTCTATCAATAAAGTATTCCATACTTTACTTGAAGCGATTGGTCTAGTTGTTGTGGTAATGTTCTTATTCTTACAGAATATCCGTTATACCATTATTCCAACCCTTGTTGTTCCTGTAGCTTTATTAGGAACAGTGGCATCATTACTTGTATTAGGGTACTCTATTAACGTACTAACCATGTTAGCGATGGTACTTGCCATTGGTATTCTGGTGGATGATGCGATTGTTGTTGTGGAAAACGTTGAACGGATTATGTCCACCGAGGGTTTGACACCAGTACAAGCAACGATGAAGGCTATGCCTCAGATTTCAGGTGCGATTGTAGGGATTACGCTAGTATTAGTAACTGTCTTTACGCCATTGCTCTTTATGTCAGGCTCATCAGGGGTTATTTATCGTCAGTTTGCTGTGGCAATGGCAATATCGATTGCTTTCTCTGGATTTTTAGCCTTGACCTTTACCCCTGCCTTATGTGCAACGATTCTTAAACAAATACCCAAAGGGCATCACCAAGAACAAAAAGGCTTTTTTGGTTGGTTTAACCGTACTTTTGATAAAGTGACACATCGTTATTCGGCGTGGGTTGCTAAGCTAATCAAGCGTACTTTCTTAATGATGTTTACATGGTTAATCCTCACGCTTGGTATGGCTTACATTTTTGTCAATTTACCAAGCTCATTTATGCCTGATGAAGACCAAGGGTATTTGATTACCAATATTGAACTACCTGCAGGTGTATCTAGTAATCGTGCAGAAGAGGTGATTAAACAAGTAGAAGGTTACTATTTAAATCAACCTGCTGTTGAGAATGTAATTGCCGTACAAGGGTTTAGCTTTAATGGTACAGGTCTTAATGCAGGGATTGCCTTTACTACATTAAAACCATTTAGTGAGCGTACCTCAGCCGCTGATAGTGCCGCAGCGATTGCTGGTAAAGCAACGGGGGCTTTACTGTATGGTATTCCTGATGCAACGGTATTTGGTATTGTGCCACCAGCTATCTCTGATTTGGGGACATCAGCTGGTTTTGAATTACAGCTACAAGACCGTGATAATTTAGGTCAAGAAGCCTTACGCAATGCGGCTAATACTTTAATTCAAAAAGCAAGTGGTTCAGGTAAGGTTGTTAATGCACGTATCTCTGGTTTAGGCCCAGGCCCTCAACTTTCTATTGAAGTGGATCGTGATAAAGCCGCTACGATGGGAGTTAGTGTTGCTGAAGTACGAACAGTTTTAGGTACAGCAGTCGGTTCTAACTATATTGCAAAATTCCCTAATAACGGTCGTATGCAGAATATTTGGGTACAAGCTGATAATGCAGGTCGTTTAACCTTAGAAGATATTTTAGCCCTTAAAGTACATAATACCAGTGGCGATTTAGTTGATCTTTCTACTGTTGTTAATGTCAATTGGACAAATGGAGCTTCACAAGTTAAACGCTTTAATAGTTATGATGCGATGAATATTTCAGGTGAAGCAGCACCAGGCTTTGCGAGTAGTGAAGCACGTGATGCCATAGTCGATATTATTCGCAATGAATTACCTGATGGTATTGGTTATGAATGGTCTGGTCTTTCATACCAAGAAATTCAAGCGGGTAACCAAGCACCTATTATGTTAGCTTTAGCGCTTTTAGTGGTTTTCCTAGTATTAGCAGCTCTTTATGAAAGTTGGGCTATTCCATTAGCGGCTTTATTAATCGTACCACTTGGTATTTTTGGTACAGTAGCCTTAACGGCATTACTTGGTATGTCTAATGACATCTTCTTCCAGGTAGGTTTAATTACTGTTATGGGTTTATCGGCTAAAAATGCTATTCTTATTGTTGAATTTGCTAAAGATACCTATGCAGCAGGTAAGAGCTTAGTAGAGTCAGCAGTTGAGGCAGCACATCTACGCTTCCGTCCTATTTTAATGACATCATTTGCATTTATTATGGGTGTTGTACCATTAACTTTAGCAACAGGTGAGGGTGCTGCTGGTCAGCAAACAGTAGGACTTGCTGTATTAGGTGGTATGTTAGCTGCAACACCTTTCTCTGTTGCATTTGTACCTGTTTTCTTTGTTGCTGTTTTAAAATTCTTTAAAACAAAACCACCTCGTTTGTTAGGTGAAGAAGAGAGTACACCTGTTGCAGTTACGAGTACAGCTACTGCCTCTGAAAACCATCATGCAGGTCATTCAACAACAGAAGAGACACTGAAGGATAAATAA
- a CDS encoding efflux transporter outer membrane subunit, giving the protein MKKVTRLSLLSTTILLAACNLAPKYEQPQSPVGDMYKHIAPAGETAADLGWQTFFVDPRLKALIEVGLKNNRDLIIATKNVEAARAQYSIARSSLFPTIGLSGSQTAQELPADMNVSGTREISRSYRAGVGITSYELDFFGRIRNQKEAALETYFATEQTQRAAHINLVANIAEAYFTLRASEEMEQLMLSTVDAYEKTYALTNARFKAGTASLLDAQQARATADSVKASLADTQRSKQQAVNALVLLLGQELPADLPAAMPFGRDVIVNNIPVGLPSDLLTRRPDIMQAEHNLKAANANIGAARAAFFPSISLTGLLGVASLDLDNLFKSGRDMWSFTPSVSMPIFTAGSLKGSLDVAKIQKDIQIATYEKAIQTAFYEVDNALIGVQTYQQQLNALRSQTESADRALKLATLRYTSGIDSFLQVQSAQVTLLTAKQSFLTAGLASLQNKVTLYKALGGGWYATDMVRK; this is encoded by the coding sequence ATGAAAAAAGTAACACGTTTATCTCTATTAAGTACGACGATTTTATTAGCAGCGTGTAATCTTGCGCCTAAATATGAACAACCACAATCACCCGTTGGTGATATGTACAAACATATTGCCCCGGCGGGTGAAACAGCAGCTGATTTAGGGTGGCAAACATTTTTCGTTGATCCTCGTCTTAAAGCATTAATTGAAGTGGGTCTCAAAAATAACCGTGATTTAATCATTGCGACTAAAAATGTAGAAGCGGCAAGAGCGCAATATAGCATTGCTCGTAGTAGCCTATTTCCTACTATAGGTCTTAGTGGTTCACAGACGGCACAAGAGTTACCTGCTGATATGAATGTATCTGGCACACGTGAAATTAGCCGTTCTTATCGAGCAGGTGTTGGTATCACAAGCTATGAATTAGATTTCTTTGGTAGGATTCGTAATCAAAAAGAGGCTGCCCTAGAGACATACTTTGCCACAGAACAAACACAGCGTGCGGCACACATTAATCTTGTTGCGAATATTGCCGAAGCCTATTTTACGCTACGTGCGTCAGAAGAAATGGAACAACTTATGTTGAGTACGGTTGATGCCTATGAAAAAACATATGCATTAACAAATGCTCGCTTTAAGGCAGGAACTGCTTCTTTACTTGATGCACAACAAGCACGAGCAACGGCAGACTCTGTCAAAGCAAGCTTAGCTGATACACAGCGTAGCAAACAACAAGCCGTCAATGCTTTAGTATTATTATTAGGGCAAGAACTTCCTGCTGATTTACCTGCAGCAATGCCTTTTGGTCGTGATGTGATTGTTAATAATATTCCAGTGGGACTTCCTTCTGATTTATTAACACGTCGTCCTGATATCATGCAGGCAGAGCATAATCTTAAAGCGGCTAATGCTAATATTGGTGCAGCTAGAGCGGCTTTTTTCCCTTCGATTAGCCTAACAGGATTATTGGGTGTTGCTAGTTTAGATTTGGATAATTTATTTAAATCTGGACGTGATATGTGGTCATTTACACCAAGCGTATCTATGCCTATCTTTACCGCTGGATCACTAAAAGGTAGCTTAGATGTGGCTAAAATCCAAAAGGATATTCAAATAGCTACATATGAAAAAGCAATTCAAACCGCTTTTTATGAAGTAGATAATGCGTTAATTGGTGTTCAAACCTATCAACAACAGCTTAATGCATTACGTTCTCAAACAGAATCTGCGGATCGTGCTTTAAAACTTGCCACTTTGCGTTATACTAGCGGTATTGATAGTTTCTTGCAGGTACAATCTGCGCAAGTCACTTTATTAACAGCTAAACAAAGTTTCCTAACCGCTGGATTAGCTTCTTTACAAAATAAAGTAACCCTTTATAAAGCATTAGGTGGCGGTTGGTATGCAACAGATATGGTAAGAAAATGA